The Nitrospirota bacterium genomic interval ATAGATCCAAACCTCGCGCCTGATTTCTCTGGCCTGCTTGTACACGTCAAGTTGTTCGAATGAGGTGATCGTTCCAGTCGACGTCACTGCCATACCCACTCCGTCCCTAATCACTCAATCACTTAATCCCCAATCACTGTCTTAACGAACCATCTGTCCCATTTCGAAAATCGGCAACAGGATCGCCACGACGATGAAAAATACTACGACGCCCATGATAAGGATCATCACCGGCTCAAGCAGCGAGGTGAGCCGCGTGATGACCCGGTCCACCTCCCCGTCGTAAATCTGGGCGATCCGCCGGAGCATCTCCTCCATCTCGCCGCTCTTTTCGCCGACCGCGATCATGTGCGTGACGAGGGACGGAAATTCCCCGCTGCGCTTCAACGGCTCGGCGACGGCCTGCCCTTCCCGGATGTTCTGCCGGGCCTCCTCGACCGCCCGTTCGAGCACGCGATTGTTCATCACCCGTTTGGCGACGTCCAGGGCGTCCAGCAATTGCACCCCGCTCGCCAGCATGGTGGCCAACGTGCCGGCCAACCGCGAGATCGAGACCATCCGCGCCACGTCGCCGATCAGGGGCAGTTTCAACAGAAACCGGTCGGCGGCGAGACGCCCGGCGGGAGTCTTCAGAAGACGCTGAGCGCCTCCCAGCGCCAGGCCGATCCCGCCAAGAAGAAACAGCCAATAATCCGCCAGAAACCGGCTGATCCCCATCAGGACCACCGTCGGCCACGGCAGCGCCTGCTTGAGATCGGCGAACACCGCGGTGATTTTGGGCACCACGAACGTCATGAGAAAGAACAGCACGGCGACGCCGACTATGAGCATGAGGACCGGGTACAGTGTGGCGTTGGTGACTTTGTGTTTCAGCGCAAGTTGCTTCTCCAGAAAATCGGCCAGTCGGAACAGGATATGGTCCAGCGCGCCGCTGGCTTCGCCGGCGCGCACCATATGGACGTAAATGGAAGAAAAGTCCCGCGGATAGCGTTCCAACACGGCGCTGAGCGCTTTGCCGCCGCGGATCTCCTCGCGCATGTCCGCAAGAAGACTCTTGACGGCCTTCTTGTCCGATTGTTCGACCAGGATGCCGAGCGCGTCCACCAGCGGCAGACCGGCCACCAGCAGGGTGCCCAATTGTCTGGTCACGACGGCCAGCTCCTGGACGGACAACGAGGCGGAACGTCCCTCTGCCGACTGCACACGTACCGCCGGTCCGGCTCCGCCGTCGCGACGCTGCCCCTGCTCGATGACATCGGTCGGATAGATCCCGCCTTTGCGGAGCTTCAGCCGCGCGACCTTGGGGCTCTCGGCGTCGATGATGCCGCTGGCCGTCGCGCCGTCCGCGCGAACGCCTTTGTACTGATAGACCGGCATGGGGGGTTCGCTATAGTTCGACTTCCTGCTGCGTGATGCGCATCACTTCCTCGGTGGTGGTCACCCCCTGCGCGACCTTGAGCGCGCCTTCCTGCTTGAGGGGAACCATCCCTTTGGCGATGGCGGCCTGCTTGATGGCCGCCGAGTCCGCCTTGGCGCCGATCAGGCGGCGGATGTCGTCGTCCATCAACAGCAGTTCGTAGATGCCGGTGCGGCCGCGGTATCCGGTCTGGGAGCAGGCCGCGCAGCCGGCGCCGCGAGAGAACGTCGGACGGGGCGTGGTGAGGGGAAGCCCGAGCCGGGTGAGCTCTTCGTCGCTCGGACGGTAGGGGCGCCGACAATCGGGACAGATCTTCCGCAGCAACCGCTGAGCCAGCACGGCGACGACCGACGACGCGACGAGGAACGGCTCGATGCCCATGTCGATCAGGCGGGTCGGGGCGCTGGCCGCATCGTTCGTATGCAAGGTGGAAAACACCAGATGGCCGGTCAACGAAGCATGGATGGCGATCTCGGCGGTTTCCAGGTCCCGGATTTCCCCGATCATGATGACGTCCGGGTCCTGGCGCAAAATCGACCGCAACCCGGAGGCGAAGGTCAGGTTGATCTTCGGATTCACCTGCATCTGGCCGATGCCCTGAAGCTGATACTCGACGGGGTCCTCGACCGTGATGATGTTTTTGTCCGGCGCATTGATCTGGCTGAGCGCCGCGTAGAGCGTCGTCGTCTTGCCGCTGCCGGTCGGGCCGGTCACCAGGATGATGCCGTGCGACAATTGGATGAGCTGCTGCATGACCGCCAGCTTATCGGGCGAGAACCCGATTTCCGAGAGGTTCAGCAGCCGGTTCTCTTTTTCGAGCAGCCGCAACACCACGCGCTCGCCGTGCGACGTGGGGAGAACGGACACGCGGAGATCGACGTCTTTCCCCGCCGTCCGGATCCCGAACCGGCCGTCCTGCGGCAGCCGTTTCTCCGCGATGTTCAGCCCCGCCATGATTTTCAGGCGCGCGATAATGCTGGCTTGCAGGTGTTTGGGCGGAGTCAGCACCGGATACAGCACGCCGTCGATCCGGTAGCGGACGACCAAGCCTTTCTCGAACGATTCGAAGTGGATGTCGCTGGCCCGCTGCTTGACGGCCTGGAAGAGAATGGAATTGACCAGGCGAATGATGGGCGCTTCGTCGGTGGCGTCCAGCAGATCCTGGGGTTCGTCCAGTTCCCGGGCGAGGCGGTCCAGATTCTCGTCCGCCGCCAGATCCTCCATGACCTGCTCGGCGGCGGCGGGATTGGCGGCTTGGTCATACACGTGATTCAGGCAGGAGAGCAACGACACGCTCGTCGTCAAGACCGGCGCGACCGGCGAGCCGAGCAACAGGCGAAGATCGTCCAGGGCGGCCGTCTCCAGCGGGTCGCAGGTGGCGACGGTGACGACGCCGTCTTCAGCCCGTAAAGGGAGCACCCGGTACCGGCGGGCGAAACCGATGGGAACGGATTTCAGGAGAGCCGGATCGACCTGGTTGGGCTCCAGTTGCGGAAGCCACGGCAATTCGAACTGATGGGCGAGGGCCTGGAGCACTTCGTCGTCCCGCACGGCGCGCAGCCGCACCAACACGTCCCCGAGCCGCCCTCCTTTGTCCCGCTGTTGCGCGAGCGCCTCTTCCAGCTTGGCTTCCGGGAGGTTGAATTTCTCGCCGAGAATGGTTCCCAGCAGAGGCCGTCCGTATCCCACAGCCCCACCGCTCCCGCTCACGCACCACCAATTTGATTCAAGGTGACCGTCACACGAATCACGAGCCTGTACCGCGCCGGCTTCAGACTCTACTCAAAGAAACTGCGTGGAACCCTCTGATATTCAGGCGCGAAGCAGGACAAACATACTCTTCCTCTCGTCCGATGGCAAGATGCGGAAACGTGAACGATCCTGTGAGCGCAAAGGACCTCAACATTTGGTTGATGTTTGTCTCTGAAAAAATGATTTTCACGTGCTCCGTGTGAAGTATCGTCAAAACCGATAGGCGATTCCTCCGACAGCGTGAAACATGCTGTACGCGCCGCTCACGCCGAATGTCGGATCGAACGTGCTGATGGTAGCATAATTGTATTTCCCTTCCGCGAAGACGCCCCATTCGTCGGTGAAGAACACTTTGAATCCGGCAAGCACGTTCAGTCCCGGAACCCACTGCCGGCCTTGAACCGGACCCGATGAGGACGAAAAATAAAACGCGCCGGCTCCGACGCCGAGATAGGGCTGCACGATTTCGCCCGGATACCGAGCGAGCACGTTGAATGCGACCGTGGTCACGCGAAGATCCGATTCTTCAGCAAGCGACACTTGACCGTCGGATCTGATGAATTTCGGGCAATTGCTGGGCGGGATGGGGTTTTGGCAGTTGACGCCGGCATCCTGGTTCGGCGTATAGGTGATCTCCTGATGAGAGCGAACCGTCTGTTTCCGGATCGACGGCTTGGTGGTATAGGCTTCGACTTCCACTCCCAGCCACGGAAGGCCCTCATCCGAAAAAAAGTATCCCGCTTTGCCGCCGAAGATCAGTGAGCTTTTCAAGGAGAGATTCTCGGTGTTGAAGGATTGGGTGAACGACCCGAACGCCACGTCGTTGGGATCAAAGATCCCCGGCGGAAGCTGCTGAAGCGCCAGACGTTCGCCCAGGTTATTCATCGTGACGTCCCTCAAGGCGCCGCCGGTGCTGACGCCGCCGTAGCCTGCCACATACCACTCGGCGGAAACCTCGTGGTGCGCGGCCGAAAGCCACAGGAGCAGAGCCAACGCGCTCGCGCGCGTGGCTCGACGTTGTGAGGGATTCAAACCGGTCCTCCGGTCAACAAGTGATTGCGGTGCGGCTTCATCGCGGCGTGTGGGAAGGTACCACCGGGAAGGCAACGGCGCAGTTTCGCGCAGATTAACTTCGCGTTAAATTCCGCTTCTCCACAGTCTTCATGAGCCTTGAGCTCACCCTAGAGCATCCCCCCTCTTCCGAAGACCCTCTCCGTTGAAGGGGGAGGGGAGGGTGGGGGTGACGCTACTGGCTGTTCGCTATTTGCTGCTGGAGATATTCAAAGAAGTGAATAACCGGTAGCGATCAGCTCTGAAAGTTGCGACCAGCAAATGCTCTTAGCTACTCGCTATCGGCTATCCGCTGTTGGCTGAAGATTTAGGGTGAGGATGATGCCGGGACCTGTTTTCCGGCGGCGTGAGGATCTGCGGGTTGTTGGTTGCGCGGTTCGAGATGCTCGATCACTTCCTGTTTCAGGCGGGTCGGTTCCTCGATGCGATTCTCCCGCTGAAGCGTGCCCACATCCGCGGCCTTGCGCTGATTCAGTTCGACCATGTCGACCTCGTCCCTGATGATGTGCGGGGTCAGGAAGACGAGCAGGTTGAGCTTTTCCACCTGCCGGCTCTGAAACCGGAACAGCCAGCCGAGCAGTGGAATGTCTCCCAGCAGCGGAATCTTGCGTTCGCTCAGGGTGACGTTGTCGCGTACCAGTCCGCCGATGACGAGGGTCTGTTTGTCCCGAGCGACGGTGGTGGTCTCCATCGCGCGCTTGGTGGTGGTCGGGCCGACCGGCACGGTCGCAGCGCCGGTCCCGATCGTCTGGGCCACGCTTTCCGCGATCGCCGTAATCTCCTGTTTGATTTCCAAACGCACGAGATCGTTTTCCAACACCTGCGGCGTGATTTCCAGCGTGACCCCGACGTCTTTTCGCTCGATCGTCACGAGCGTGCCGCCGGTGATGCCCTGCGCCTGTCCGGTCGGGAAGGGCCGATTCTCGCCGACGACGATCTTCGCTTTTTGATTGTCCGCAGCCATGACCTGCGGCGTGGACAGGATATTCGTGTCCGTCAGGTTCATCAGAAGTTGCAGAAACGCCCGCACGTTGATCGTGTTGAGCACGGTCAGCGCGCCTCCCGTCGCGGCTCCCGTCACCGCGCTTGTGCCTATTCCGCTGATCGTCTGAGCGAGCGAGGCCAGATCTTCGGGGGCCCGGTTGAATCCCCCGATGGCTTGTACTGACCCGCGGCTTCCCGCGGCGATCGCCTGGAGCGGGTCGCTCCCGATTTGCCGCAGGCGATCCACCTGCACTTCGAGAATGACCGCCTCCACGAACACCTGGTGGCGGCGCGTATCGATCTCGCGAAGCACGGACTGGAGCCGGTTATAGGCCGTGCGGGTGGCGCTGATGACGACGCTGTTGGTGGCTTTGTCGGCGAACACCTGAACCGGCGCTTCAAATTCCGTCATCGGCCGGAACGGCGGGCGGCCGGTCGGGGTCGCGGCCGGCACAGCTGAGGATTTGGCGACCAGGTTCGTCAGCAGCGCGGCCGTGTCGCTGGCGTTGGCGTACTTGAGTTTGTACACGTAGACGTTCCGCTCGGGCGGCACCTCCGCCGTTTGCACGATCTGCACAACGTTTCCCTTCGGAATCGCCATCAGCCGGCTGACTTCCAAGGCGGCCAGGAACATGTTGTACGCCTGGTCCACGCTGACTTTGGTGGGAGAAAACAGCGTGATTTTCCCGGCTGTTTTCTTGGCGGTGTCGTCCAGGACGAAATTTTTCCCGGTCAGTTCGCTGATGAAGCGCACGAACACCGGCAGCTCGACCTCGTTGAAATCGAGCGTGACGCGACCGGGCTGGGGCGTTCCGTTTTGCGCCGCCGCAACGAACGTATTCATCAGCGGCAGCGCGGCCAAGGCGACGACGGCCAGCGGCTTAGCGAATCTCATACGTCAGGGTCGTGGGTTGATTGTTGCGCAAGACATCGACTTTGACCGTCCGCTCGTTCTTCACCTGTTGAAAGACGCGCAGCATGGTGCCGGGGTCGCGGACCTCCACGCCGTTGACCCGTTGCAGGACGTCGCCGTAACTCAACCCGATCTTTTCATAAAAGCTTGCCGGAGCGATGAAGTCGATGCGGAACCCGTCCAGCGCGCCGTTGGTGAAATGCGGCACGGCATGGGCCTGGGTCAACAGTTTCGAGACGTCCGCCATCGCCTGTTCGACTTCGCGGCGATCCAGCACCCGGTTGACCGGAGGAGGCGCGTGCTTGCGTCCCGCGAACGTCGCCGGAGAGGCGGACGTCGCCGGCGTCGCCCCCGCTTGACCCTGGTCAAGCAGCACGAGCGGGAGCAATTCCTCCTGGCCGTCTTCCCGGATCACGACCCCGTCCTTCCTGATCTCCGCCAACTCTCCCACATTGGGAATCTGCTCGTGCAGCCGAAACAGGTTCTGTCGTTTCGTCGCCAGATCTTCGAGGACGGCGGAGATGCCGCCCCGGTCGCCCATGACCGTGCCCAACAGTTTTACTTTTCTGGCCACGTCGAGGGGCGGACGCTTGGCTTTGGCCGGTTGGCCCGGAAGCGCGACATCGGATGACTCTTCCTCGGGGAGCGGGAAGAGGCCGCTGGCGCGGATTTCAGCCGCCAGCTGAGCCGGCGGGACGGTCGGCGCGGCGGGTTCGGCGACCGAAGAAAACGACTGCGGAGTGAACGGCACCGAGAGCGAATGCGCGATGAACGCGTTGATCGTATGGGCGATGAAGAACGCGGACAGTGTCAGAAACAGCGCGAGTCCTATCCGCCGCCACATAAGCCAATCGCTCTCATGAACACGCGGACGAAGCGGGTCGTCTGCTCAAGGCGCTGTATGGTATCCCGACTGCCTCCACATCTGCAATGGGGTGACTGCATGGAATGCGTCGAATGGAACAGTTAACAGGCCGCGAATGCGTCGATAACTCGCCCGTAACATTCGCCCGGTAGATCGCTTCGCAGTTTCACAGGCTTCTGTTGTCATGAGCCTTCGGCTCACCCTGTGTTAAGGAGAAGGTAAGGAGGCAGTTTCAGAACAGTCGATCGGGAAAATGGAACTCGGCACATCAACAGGAAAAAGAACAGCGCGAGTCCCGGCGCGAACCAAAGCAAGGCCCAAGGGCGGGCTGAGCGTTCTGCGTGACGGGCGCTTTGAGGAAAGCGATGGCGCATGAAAGGACGGGGTGGGGTGGCTTTCCTTGCCCTCGCGCTCTGCGCCGGTCTGGTCGCCGCCATGATTGAGCCGGCGACGGTCGTTGAAGCCGCTCCATCGGGCAGACCGGACGATCACCGGAAAGCCCGAACCGTTTCTCGATGGGGCCATGCGCAGGAGGCTGAACCGAGAAAGGTTGCGAAAGCGGATAGCGCGACGTCCGGCCGGGAAGCAGCCAATCCGCCTGTCGCCCAGACGCCGGAGCCCCCTTCTCCGACACCCGAGCCTCCGGGCTTTGACATAAAAGCATTCATCGTAGAAGGAAGCTCGCTGCTCTCTCCGGAAAAGATCAACGGCGTGCTCGATCAACACAGAGGTTCGGGGAAGACCATTGCCGACATCGAGAAGGCCCGGCACGAGCTGGAGAGAGCCTATCAGGCGTTGGGGTATCCCACCGTCATCGTCATCATTCCTGAACAGACCATCGAGAACGGCGTCGTGCGCCTGACGGTTGTGGAAAGCCGGATCGGCGAGGTCCGCATGGTCGGGAACACCTACTATTCCCGCTACAACATTCTCGCCAAACTGCCGTCGCTCCGTCCCGGCGCCCTGATCCATGAGCCCACTCTGGTCAAAGAGCTCGACGCCGTCAACGTGAACCCGGATCGCAAGATCACGCCGGTGCTGAAACCGGGAACGGAAACGGGCACGGTGGATGTCGAGCTGAAGGTCAACGAGCGGCTGCCGCTGCACGCCCGGATGATCGGCGACAACAAGGGCCCGTTCACGACGCCGGCCAACCGGCTGACGGCGGAGGTCCAGTACACGAACCTGTGGGACGAAGATCATATTCTGACTCTGCAGACGACCCAGACGCCGGAGGACTGGGGCGCGGTGCAAGCCTACGGCTTCAGCTACGTCGCGCCGATCATGGGGCCGCAGCATGTGCTGGCCGTGTACGCGTCGAAAGTCACGAGCACGTCGGTGTTGGCCGGAACGACGTTGGCGTTGAGTCCCGGCGACGTATCGGTCGCGGGGAACGCCACCATCGCCGGCCTCCGATATTTCTTCCCTGTGTTCGAAGGGACGACGACCACGCATCAGATCGCGCTGGGCGCAGACTACAAACGTCTCGAGAAAACCGAGGCGACGTTTCCCGGACCGCTCGGCACGGCCGTCGTTTTGAGCCCGATCCAATACACGCCGCTCTCTCTCGGATACACCGGCATCCGTCCCGATGCATGGGGCATCACCCAATTTTCCGTCACGGCGAAAGGCTACTGGCCGATCATCCCGGGCGGAAAGAAGGCGGACTTCGCCGGAGACCCGGCCGATCCGTTCAACAAACCGGGCAACCGCGCCGGCTCGACCGGAAGATTCGCGGTCCTGCAGGCCGGCCTGGATCGAACTCAACCCTTGCCGCTGGGGTTCAGTCTCTCGCTGCACGCGGACGGCCAATGGGCCAGTGAACCCCTGGTGCCGGCCGAACAATATTTCGCCGGCGGGATGGACACGGTCCGGGGCTACATCCAGAACGAATCGCTCGGCGACCACGCGGTGCGCGGGCGGGCGGAGCTGCTCTCCCCGCCGCTGCCGGAGATCCCGCTTGATCGGTTCTGGCAGCGACGGCGCGCGTCGTCGCTCAAGATCACCTGGAAGGTGCTCGCGTTCTATGACGCCGTCACTCTCTGGGTGCGGGATGCGCCGATCGGGCAGAAGGATCAGTTTCGATTGGAAGGCATCGGTGGGGGAGTCCGCGCGCAACTGGTGCCCTACAATCTCCAGCTCCAGGTGGATCAAGGGTTCGCGTTGCAAGACGCGACCGTCACGCGGGCGGGCGACACCTTCGTCCATTTCATGGTGAGTCTGGCCTATTAACCCTGTGGGAGGCGGTGTGACACGACCGGCATTCTCGGCGATGGCCTATCTCATAATCGATGGGCGAAGACTACGACGGTGCATCCTGAACCTGCTGGGCCGGAGCCGGGGCGTCATCGTCACGGCCTGGCTCGTCATCGGCTGGGCATTCCAGCTCACAGTCCCTTTAGAGGTGGTCGGTCAGGTCAACGGGCTCTCCGTTGTGCATGGAGAAGGCACGATCACCGGCTCCGGGACCGCCAACATCACGCTCCAGCAGCAGACGGGGAAACTCATCGCCCACGCCAATCAGTTCGATATCATCCAAGGTCAGACGGTTCAGGTGCTCCAGCCGGTCGGAGCGGCCGCGCTGATCCGCGTCTTCGACAACAAAGCGAGCGTCATCAACGGGAATCTGTTCGCCAGTTCGTTGCTGTTTTTACTGAACCCGAACGGCGTGTTGTTCGGACCGACCGCCCAGGTCAATGCCGGGGGGCTCGTCGCCTCGACTCTTCATATGAGCGACGCCGACTTTCTGGCCGGGAGTTACCGGTTGGGCGTCGCCTCCACGCACGTCGGCCTGCCCGATACCATTGCGAACAGCCTGGTCCGCAACGAAGGGTCGATCACGGCCGGCGCGCAAGGCGTCTATCTCTTCGCCCACAACGTCGAAAACGCCGGCATCATCAAGAGCCCCGACGGTCATATCGCGCTGGCGGCGGGATCAAGCGCCTTTCTCTCGAACCGTCCCGACGGCCGAGGCTTGTTCGTCGAAGTGACGGCGCCGGCCGGACAGGCGGCGAATCTGAACGAACTGATGGCCGACGGGGGCCAGGTGAGTTTGTTCGGACGAGTGGTCAACCAAAGCGGTTTAGTCCAGGCAAACAGCGTGCGCGAGCGCAACGGCCGCATCGAATTGGTCGCCGACGAACGCGTGGCTTTCACGGCCGGCAGCCGGACATTCGCCAAGGGCGACGGCCAAAGCGCATCGGACGGAGGCACGATCATCGCCATGGCGACGGGGGGAAGCGGCGCGCAAGGGCAGGTCGCGGTCGAGGCCGGCGCGACGTTGGATGTCTCGGGAAGCGCGCAGGGCGGACACGGGGGGCTGATCGCGCTGGGAGGTGGATCACAGGGGACGAACGTGACGCAGAACGGGACCCTGTCGCTCTTCGCTCAGCCGGGATTCGTGACTGGCCGCTTCCAGCTTATTCCGGAGAATCTGGAGATTGTCGACCTGAACAATCTCCCGCGGGTTCCCGATCTGACGCTCATCGCGATGAAGGACATCACGGTGAACGGCAGCTTTTTCAATCTCGCCCAGTTGCCGTTGGATGCCGGCCGAACGGGCACGTTGCGCCTCAAGGCGGGCGGCAACATCCGCTTCACGGATTCGTTCGTCAACGGAGGAGCGGGCGGGCGCTGGGATATTCAGCTCCACGCGCGGAACGATATCCTTCTGACGGGCGCCGACTTCATCACCACGAGGTCGGGGAGCCTCGAGCTGACGGCCGGGCGGGACATTCAGTTGCTGGAGGGAAGCTTCGGGCTCTCCAGTCTCCAGACCCTGCAGGGCGGCGATATCACGCTCAGCGCCGGGCGCGATGTCATCGCACCGGCGGCGTTTGAATCCGGCAAAGGCATTCTGGTCGGCGGACCCGGCGACCTGTGGATCACAGCGGGCCGGGATTGGTTGGGCAGTCTTCCCGGGTCGCCCGTTCAGACCGGCCCGGGGTTCCTCTTGACGAACGGAACCGCGACGGTCGTCGCGGGGCGGAACATCGGGTCATCGAAGGCCTATGCCAATCTGACGTTGGGCAGCGCGCAAGTGACCATGACTTCAGTCGGCTCGTCGTTTTTAGGTTTGGCCGAAGATGCCGGCGTCGCCGCCGACCCGAATCGGATCGATGTCACCGCCGATCCGAACAACAGCCTGAACCTTCGCTCCGTGACCGGCCATATCTTCCTGAAGCCGCCGGAGTTGGCGAATTTTGAAAAGCTCCGCACAATTTATCCTGCGTCATTCACGGCCAAGGCGGACCAGGGCGATATCGTCGTCGAAAGCAACCTCAGTTTTTGGCCGTCGGTGACCGGGCGTCTCGACTTTTTTGCCGGCAACAGCATCAGAGGGGTGAACAAGACGCTTCCGCCGGAACCGGACGCCACCGCCAGGCTCATCTTTGTCGGCCTGCCGGGACAGGGCGGGCAATGGCGATGGGTGACGCTCGAACAAGCTGAGGCCGACCCCGTGCTGAACACCTTGTATCTGGCGCAAACGCCGCCGCCCGGCGCGCCCCCGATACCCTCGGACCTGCTCAATAATCCGCCTCTGGTGATCAACCAAACGCCGGCGCCGGTCGTCAAACTGTTTCAGAACGAGCTGCAAAGCGCCATCGCCGACAACGCTACGGGGTCGGCCGAGGGACTGCTCAGCGC includes:
- the gspE gene encoding type II secretion system ATPase GspE; this encodes MGYGRPLLGTILGEKFNLPEAKLEEALAQQRDKGGRLGDVLVRLRAVRDDEVLQALAHQFELPWLPQLEPNQVDPALLKSVPIGFARRYRVLPLRAEDGVVTVATCDPLETAALDDLRLLLGSPVAPVLTTSVSLLSCLNHVYDQAANPAAAEQVMEDLAADENLDRLARELDEPQDLLDATDEAPIIRLVNSILFQAVKQRASDIHFESFEKGLVVRYRIDGVLYPVLTPPKHLQASIIARLKIMAGLNIAEKRLPQDGRFGIRTAGKDVDLRVSVLPTSHGERVVLRLLEKENRLLNLSEIGFSPDKLAVMQQLIQLSHGIILVTGPTGSGKTTTLYAALSQINAPDKNIITVEDPVEYQLQGIGQMQVNPKINLTFASGLRSILRQDPDVIMIGEIRDLETAEIAIHASLTGHLVFSTLHTNDAASAPTRLIDMGIEPFLVASSVVAVLAQRLLRKICPDCRRPYRPSDEELTRLGLPLTTPRPTFSRGAGCAACSQTGYRGRTGIYELLLMDDDIRRLIGAKADSAAIKQAAIAKGMVPLKQEGALKVAQGVTTTEEVMRITQQEVEL
- the gspF gene encoding type II secretion system inner membrane protein GspF, whose translation is MPVYQYKGVRADGATASGIIDAESPKVARLKLRKGGIYPTDVIEQGQRRDGGAGPAVRVQSAEGRSASLSVQELAVVTRQLGTLLVAGLPLVDALGILVEQSDKKAVKSLLADMREEIRGGKALSAVLERYPRDFSSIYVHMVRAGEASGALDHILFRLADFLEKQLALKHKVTNATLYPVLMLIVGVAVLFFLMTFVVPKITAVFADLKQALPWPTVVLMGISRFLADYWLFLLGGIGLALGGAQRLLKTPAGRLAADRFLLKLPLIGDVARMVSISRLAGTLATMLASGVQLLDALDVAKRVMNNRVLERAVEEARQNIREGQAVAEPLKRSGEFPSLVTHMIAVGEKSGEMEEMLRRIAQIYDGEVDRVITRLTSLLEPVMILIMGVVVFFIVVAILLPIFEMGQMVR
- a CDS encoding filamentous hemagglutinin N-terminal domain-containing protein, which produces MTRPAFSAMAYLIIDGRRLRRCILNLLGRSRGVIVTAWLVIGWAFQLTVPLEVVGQVNGLSVVHGEGTITGSGTANITLQQQTGKLIAHANQFDIIQGQTVQVLQPVGAAALIRVFDNKASVINGNLFASSLLFLLNPNGVLFGPTAQVNAGGLVASTLHMSDADFLAGSYRLGVASTHVGLPDTIANSLVRNEGSITAGAQGVYLFAHNVENAGIIKSPDGHIALAAGSSAFLSNRPDGRGLFVEVTAPAGQAANLNELMADGGQVSLFGRVVNQSGLVQANSVRERNGRIELVADERVAFTAGSRTFAKGDGQSASDGGTIIAMATGGSGAQGQVAVEAGATLDVSGSAQGGHGGLIALGGGSQGTNVTQNGTLSLFAQPGFVTGRFQLIPENLEIVDLNNLPRVPDLTLIAMKDITVNGSFFNLAQLPLDAGRTGTLRLKAGGNIRFTDSFVNGGAGGRWDIQLHARNDILLTGADFITTRSGSLELTAGRDIQLLEGSFGLSSLQTLQGGDITLSAGRDVIAPAAFESGKGILVGGPGDLWITAGRDWLGSLPGSPVQTGPGFLLTNGTATVVAGRNIGSSKAYANLTLGSAQVTMTSVGSSFLGLAEDAGVAADPNRIDVTADPNNSLNLRSVTGHIFLKPPELANFEKLRTIYPASFTAKADQGDIVVESNLSFWPSVTGRLDFFAGNSIRGVNKTLPPEPDATARLIFVGLPGQGGQWRWVTLEQAEADPVLNTLYLAQTPPPGAPPIPSDLLNNPPLVINQTPAPVVKLFQNELQSAIADNATGSAEGLLSALDKPAQNVPVHQPAPVRFTTGAGSISTLRLDLYSPSLKKQIDVSSAADITAFSSRMAAPDLGRDAAGAPIAGARVSAEGDIDLKKLGTQNAPSGLEFYGTGVAVVRAKGDLNLADSRGIVHDLRPGRPGDSDQGGLLDIAVGGNLEMVQTKINTGNGASIFIHGLDVGPLLDANGDPLTDVNGRPAVGPGSVLTGTQPARGSNPGTVGRPVLAEVAKNGEASAILIFGKEVLVNDTAVLTQADVRHDTLVLDRNPVIVEQSGKMYIIADGKAYQVDRNPVIGADGRPVLADGRPALVNGRLVLQVEGRPVAIVNPVGGRVNVGTNTRRQAEDTGIVTLRGGGIDIKAVGNVEVNRSRVATLGGGDTAISSMNGDVNAGSGGKDERTAFNVETVLPNGTSIFTTYEVPGSGIFTFHPNDPEFPLPFPKFDTPAILAIKYEIAKQDFLGRDTSSLKAKLEDAVKAREPEFQREFDDFINRNPQKNFQPLELGDINLKAGRDIVVPPAGIRGRRINLLAGRDLNLQGGTIEGQIQFDVGGKLEGSPTAFVGSFSGTSAVGGSISGGASAGGSSLGGGLSGVTGTVAATASATAGTSSTASKSVEAVQDKTTEASTQQAKAQAKKTMTAKSEEKEGTSQLAQSVRVKRGVTIQVDVKPQAQPGG
- a CDS encoding secretin N-terminal domain-containing protein produces the protein MRFAKPLAVVALAALPLMNTFVAAAQNGTPQPGRVTLDFNEVELPVFVRFISELTGKNFVLDDTAKKTAGKITLFSPTKVSVDQAYNMFLAALEVSRLMAIPKGNVVQIVQTAEVPPERNVYVYKLKYANASDTAALLTNLVAKSSAVPAATPTGRPPFRPMTEFEAPVQVFADKATNSVVISATRTAYNRLQSVLREIDTRRHQVFVEAVILEVQVDRLRQIGSDPLQAIAAGSRGSVQAIGGFNRAPEDLASLAQTISGIGTSAVTGAATGGALTVLNTINVRAFLQLLMNLTDTNILSTPQVMAADNQKAKIVVGENRPFPTGQAQGITGGTLVTIERKDVGVTLEITPQVLENDLVRLEIKQEITAIAESVAQTIGTGAATVPVGPTTTKRAMETTTVARDKQTLVIGGLVRDNVTLSERKIPLLGDIPLLGWLFRFQSRQVEKLNLLVFLTPHIIRDEVDMVELNQRKAADVGTLQRENRIEEPTRLKQEVIEHLEPRNQQPADPHAAGKQVPASSSP
- the gspC gene encoding type II secretion system protein GspC, which gives rise to MWRRIGLALFLTLSAFFIAHTINAFIAHSLSVPFTPQSFSSVAEPAAPTVPPAQLAAEIRASGLFPLPEEESSDVALPGQPAKAKRPPLDVARKVKLLGTVMGDRGGISAVLEDLATKRQNLFRLHEQIPNVGELAEIRKDGVVIREDGQEELLPLVLLDQGQAGATPATSASPATFAGRKHAPPPVNRVLDRREVEQAMADVSKLLTQAHAVPHFTNGALDGFRIDFIAPASFYEKIGLSYGDVLQRVNGVEVRDPGTMLRVFQQVKNERTVKVDVLRNNQPTTLTYEIR
- a CDS encoding POTRA domain-containing protein yields the protein MKGRGGVAFLALALCAGLVAAMIEPATVVEAAPSGRPDDHRKARTVSRWGHAQEAEPRKVAKADSATSGREAANPPVAQTPEPPSPTPEPPGFDIKAFIVEGSSLLSPEKINGVLDQHRGSGKTIADIEKARHELERAYQALGYPTVIVIIPEQTIENGVVRLTVVESRIGEVRMVGNTYYSRYNILAKLPSLRPGALIHEPTLVKELDAVNVNPDRKITPVLKPGTETGTVDVELKVNERLPLHARMIGDNKGPFTTPANRLTAEVQYTNLWDEDHILTLQTTQTPEDWGAVQAYGFSYVAPIMGPQHVLAVYASKVTSTSVLAGTTLALSPGDVSVAGNATIAGLRYFFPVFEGTTTTHQIALGADYKRLEKTEATFPGPLGTAVVLSPIQYTPLSLGYTGIRPDAWGITQFSVTAKGYWPIIPGGKKADFAGDPADPFNKPGNRAGSTGRFAVLQAGLDRTQPLPLGFSLSLHADGQWASEPLVPAEQYFAGGMDTVRGYIQNESLGDHAVRGRAELLSPPLPEIPLDRFWQRRRASSLKITWKVLAFYDAVTLWVRDAPIGQKDQFRLEGIGGGVRAQLVPYNLQLQVDQGFALQDATVTRAGDTFVHFMVSLAY